In a genomic window of Xylophilus rhododendri:
- a CDS encoding DEAD/DEAH box helicase: MTTSFSELKLAEPLARAVAEMGYEHMTPIQAQAIPVVLEGRDVMGAAQTGTGKTAAFSLPLLQRLLKHENASTSPARHPVRALVLLPTRELADQVAQQIKLYAKHTQMRSAVVFGGMDMKPQTLELKKGVEVLVATPGRLLDHIEAKNAVLNQVEYVVLDEADRMLDIGFLPDLQRILSYLPKTRTTLLFSATFSPEIKRLASSYLQDPVTIEVARSNATASTVEQHFFAVNEADKRRALHQILRQRGIRQAFVFVNSKLGCARLARALEHEGLKTTALHGDKSQDERLKALDAFKKGEVDLLVCTDVAARGLDIKDVPAVFNFDIPFNAEDYVHRIGRTGRAGASGLAVSFVGLDSRNDARLAADIEKLINKKIEHEPFEFEEERPRGRFNDGRRLYSEGGEARPPRFGEAPQRARGGFQAAPAPARDPFFDQPYESSSEAAPAWETQKAVAPAARAFSANIKPKRKVAMLLKPMPAAEPAPAPAPAEQAG; encoded by the coding sequence ATGACGACATCTTTCTCCGAACTGAAGCTAGCCGAACCGCTGGCACGAGCCGTGGCCGAAATGGGCTACGAGCACATGACGCCCATCCAGGCACAAGCCATTCCGGTGGTGCTGGAAGGGCGCGACGTCATGGGCGCGGCGCAGACCGGCACCGGCAAGACGGCCGCTTTCTCGCTGCCGCTGCTGCAGCGCCTGCTCAAGCACGAGAACGCCTCGACGTCGCCGGCCCGCCATCCGGTGCGCGCCCTGGTGCTGCTGCCCACGCGTGAACTGGCCGACCAGGTCGCCCAGCAGATCAAGCTCTACGCCAAACACACCCAGATGCGCAGCGCCGTGGTCTTCGGCGGCATGGACATGAAGCCGCAGACGCTGGAGCTGAAGAAGGGCGTCGAAGTGCTGGTGGCCACGCCCGGCCGGCTGCTCGACCATATCGAGGCCAAGAACGCGGTGCTCAACCAGGTCGAATACGTGGTGCTCGACGAGGCCGACCGCATGCTCGACATCGGTTTCCTGCCCGACCTGCAGCGCATCCTCTCCTACCTGCCCAAGACCCGCACCACGCTGCTGTTCTCGGCCACCTTCTCGCCCGAGATCAAGCGCCTGGCATCGAGCTACCTGCAGGACCCGGTCACCATCGAGGTGGCCCGCTCCAATGCCACGGCCTCCACCGTCGAGCAGCATTTCTTCGCCGTCAACGAGGCCGACAAGCGCCGCGCGCTGCACCAGATCCTGCGCCAGCGCGGCATCCGCCAGGCCTTCGTCTTCGTCAACAGCAAGCTCGGCTGCGCCCGCTTGGCGCGCGCGCTGGAGCATGAAGGCCTGAAGACCACGGCGCTGCACGGCGACAAGAGCCAGGACGAGCGCCTGAAGGCGCTGGACGCCTTCAAGAAGGGCGAGGTCGATCTGCTGGTCTGCACCGACGTGGCCGCCCGCGGCCTGGACATCAAGGACGTGCCGGCGGTGTTCAACTTCGACATCCCCTTCAACGCCGAAGACTATGTGCACCGCATCGGCCGCACCGGCCGCGCCGGCGCCTCCGGCCTGGCGGTGAGTTTCGTCGGCCTCGACAGCCGCAACGATGCGCGGCTGGCGGCGGATATCGAGAAGCTGATCAACAAGAAGATCGAGCACGAGCCTTTCGAATTCGAGGAAGAGCGCCCGCGCGGCCGCTTCAACGACGGCCGCCGCCTCTACAGCGAAGGCGGCGAGGCGCGCCCACCGCGTTTCGGCGAAGCGCCGCAGCGCGCCCGTGGCGGCTTCCAGGCCGCACCGGCGCCGGCACGCGATCCTTTCTTCGACCAGCCCTATGAATCCAGCAGCGAGGCCGCGCCCGCCTGGGAAACCCAGAAGGCGGTGGCGCCCGCCGCCCGCGCTTTCTCCGCCAACATCAAGCCCAAGCGCAAGGTGGCGATGCTGCTCAAGCCGATGCCGGCCGCCGAGCCCGCACCGGCGCCTGCTCCGGCCGAGCAGGCAGGCTGA